The sequence TCTTAATATTGCAACAGTAAATCCCTaggcacaaaaaatatttaatgcacaGATAGATACTGTTTTTTATAATAGTACAGAACCGATaggaatataaaaatgatatcttatactttcaaaaataggAAAAGTCTCAGCTTACACAGATATctaaccaaaataaaaacttctatcaCTGCTGGAAAAGAATCTTGTAGAAAACAATAATGACCTATGGTTCTAAAGTTATATTACAAACATCAATGTCCACACCAATAGCTTAGCATTAAAAGTATGTGGGGAAAATCTTTTCTGAGATTTTCCTGAGTCCTTTCTGTATATGAGTACTTTATGCAATTCTACTTATGccaaacattataataaattcagcatgccatttgattttctttaaaggTTGAGAGAACAAGTAACCTTCTTCCAAGTAATGGTTTTTTCCTGGAGGTATCTCTAAAATACCttcaaatgtgtgtgtgtgtgtgtgtgtgtgtgtgtgtgtgtgtgtgtgtgtgtgtatgtgtgtgtgtgtgtgtgtgtgtgtgtgtgcgtgtgtgcgtgcgtgtgtgtgtgtgtgtgtgtgtgtgtgtgtgtgtgtgtgtgtgtgtgtgtgtgtgtgcgtgcgtgcgtgcgtgcgtgtgtgtgtgtgtgtgtgtgtgtgtgtgcgtgcgtgcgtgtgtgtgtgtgtgtgtttaaaatatACCCGAGTCGTATTTGCACTTCATGagacttttcttcattttaaattctaCTGTACAATTCAATCCCAGTCAGCCAAACATCCAAATGCCTGGACCAATTCACAGTCAAGGTACTTTAAATactatattacttattttgttgaaaatttagatttttgttcttttcttaattttggttaatttttttaatttctagtttgtGTAGTACCATGAAATACATACAGTAGAAGGAATTTAATCTATTACTTTATTCTAATCAGAAAATTTAGATTGTTCATATTCATTCTTAGTAAATTAAAGGTTATCAATTACATTCTCATCACTTAGATGCACGTGTTTATTTGTAAACATAAGCCACATTATCACATTGAACTCGATAATTTCTAACTTGAAAAAGTCAGTACAAAATGACTGTATTGTAGGCCTACTCTCTACTTTATAGGTCTATTTTGTTCAAAACTgacttcattataaataaatttcaatttaagaatATGTACAAtcatatatactaataataaatgattttgtacTTTCTGTTACACTTCTCATTTCAATCATAATGGACATATGACATTTCCTTATTACCTGGACTTTCATTCTTCCATACCATTCACCCATACTATATCTAGGCCTATCTGGTCCAGATTAATGGGTTTAATGAACTTGATACTTCCATCATATCTTTTTATTGTTGCTTTCTGATAATTAAGATGGAATAAATCAAGTTTGTAAACtgttatgcatttatttatttaaaactggctAAAATGCATACAAGTGTTTTCATtttgatttgattattttttcagtcTGAAGAATATTAAGAGTGGTGACAGTGAGAAATTCATGAATGgtgattttcttaattttgttgcTCAGTATAAGTTTACTATTGTATTTGAAAATACAGTATGTGATGATTACATAAGCGATAAGTTATGGAGAAGTTTAATTGTTGGATCTGTACCTATTTACTATGGATCTCCAACTGTGacagtaagtaattttttcacactattttaaataatgtaaaaattataattatattttccactTATCGAGTGAAACATTTGAAATTAGctcttctgtttatttttggtATAGTTCTTCCATAAATTCTCTACACTAATTCAACAACAGAATATtacattagtataatttttttttatcagttactcTGCCCAAAGAGGTTTAAACCTGGGATTTTCCAAATGAAGGATTGAGATGTACCACCCCTCCCACAGAAGTTggcagttttataaatatgtagaaCATTATTAAGCCACAATTTTTACTGCAGCAAGTATGTATTTATaagctttaagaaaaataattttcaaagtgaaagagaaaatatattgttattctaAACGTTAAAACCTAATTACATTCATCAAACATCAATAgtaacaaatattgtaaaaaaatcatatgtcaTAAATGGAGACAGAACACCAATAACTATTAATTATGCACATTCGTGATGCATCCTGAATGTATTGATTATTCTCCTGAGtatttgtacatataaatatgtatgtaagaAAATCACACTGTTTaatcaagaatataaaataaatgtttaattaattacggAAGTCACTTCACGAGAGCTCATTTGGATCAACAGCCAGAATTTCCAAACATCTTGGAATTTCATTACCAGTTCAGCCTTACAATCTTTTCATCAGATACCACCATTCACCTCACTACCTATGCGCAAAGcatcttatttgtttttattaatactaaccCCATAAATGCTTAgcgtattatattttaacaagaatgATGATGACTGATAAAATGACAGATGAAATAATTCCATACTCTCTCACCAAGAATTAAACCAGCTGATCTAAAATTCCTCAGCAAGTTAACTAACTACACAAACCGACCAGATTGAAATGGCCagaaatcaaacattaaaaatgataataatgatattagCTATAATTTCCCCAGCaaatctacgagcttgtgacatcacgtgctgacatctcattGTATTactgttttccaaaacattaattttgcgtgtaattattatttttatttaattttttcgacttacaaacaatacaggtccccaaacaatacatttatgttgttgtgtgttcaGTTCTTTTCACTTGAGTTGATTGTATGTATAAAAGTGCTTAATaactcaatcttgtaaacaataacaattccttaaccaatgactaaCGCTCTTGATTGatattatgtacaggcctataaaattttatacatgcagttagaaatgatgtctttcgtcACAATTATATTttcgtagtacacaatgtgtgtataaaaaaataaattttggtccagtttatatcgtgttcagtgaaggtattcggATAGCGTTCTTGTGTGatcatattattgtatattactttgtttttcgtgaattttttgtaatgtattattttttgtttaatttttgttcatgtgTTATTAGTGCAGTTTGTTATGGTAGTGTTTAaatctgtagttaagaaaaaacccTTGggagtcaagcacgtgaaattatcaataacgtttatgattttatgaaaaaagaagctttaaaaatagctaaattaactgacgacaaacatataactggcattcaaaaatgcgaagaaagaactgctgctgcttgcAGGATATCAAAACACAAGTTCAAAAactcaaaagagaaaaaagacatgattcttcaatcaacatctcAGTCATCTTCTTTCAGCACCCCAAAAAAGTATAAACTATGTTCCAAACCTGTCAGTGGATAGGACAGttttttgatttaggtgtagtaAAAGtatagttaatgaatttcattcaaagaagaatgaattacctactttaaaaaagtaaGGCAAGAACTTCAGTTATCTATTGATTTTAACGGCAGTGAatctttagctgttattttgaaagagttatgTTTCAAATggcataaaactgaaaataacagaaaacaaaaaaattgaaaaatctggtATCAGGtgaaagagaattgaatatttgcaggcaatggttaagtacagacaaagcaatgctacaGTTGTTTATTTGGATAAAACGTAAGTTTTAAGTTCGCACAGTTCGACAAAGTTGTCGTCTGATGCTATTGTTGAAGGACTTCATGTCCTTCAATTGTCAATTAATAAAGGTaaccgtttaatagtaattcatacTGGAGGAGAAATCGTTTTTATTCCGAatgcattactaacttggaaagccaattcaaaaagtggcgactaccatgacaacatgaatacagacaatttcatgtAATGTGTGcatgaaaaattgattccaaatcttccaccagtgtcagtagtagttgttgataatgccccttatcacaatacagaTATTGATAAAGcaccaaattctaactccagaagcaaagatatgaccgattggctggagaaaacccatattccgtatagttcaaaaatcctgaaaccacagttatatgaattagtaaagttatatcaaaataaattacaaaaatatcacttggatgaacttttgaaaaaatgggCATCATGTTCTTAGACTcccaccgtaccatcctgatttCGATCCGATCAAGATGGTATGGTCAGTCGTAAAAAGACATGTGGCAagtcataacacaacattttctttcacaaatgatgaaaaatcaactacagagaaaattaattccatgaataaAGATGATtggaaaccctattgtgaaaaaataaaaaatattgagagTATGAAAAACTGAAATCACTGATAcatgaaatgacagaacgttatattacacgtgtagactctgatagtgattcatttagcgaggatggtgaacttgctataagtttgaattagatgcatgaagaaaattcaagtaagcttttgtttattattaaaaattaataatttagtacaaataaaggttataaaagaattaattacacattgttcataattagtaaatgaaaatatgatgccggcctccgtggtgtaAGTGGTAGCCTCTTGGCCTTACATCCAGGGTCTTGGTCTtaggttccgagttcgaatcccgttcaggcacagcattttcacacatgctacaaatcattcatctcatcctctgaagcaatacctaaccaTGGTcccgaggttaaaaaaaaaaaaaaaaattatagttatcatTTGTACCAACGTACAATGTgataagtaatacttcgatttgatgTTTTCAGGCCGGGTAGTAAAATGCGGTCTCATCGTGGCGTCACAAGCTCATACATTGGCTGGGACTAGTACAGTAATTATTTGGGAAAACAgatatgtttttctaaataacttAGTTATAGGCAAGCTTCCACAAAAGCTACACCAGGTTAGTAAAACTACACTGTaatgattgaatttaaaatttctacctAACTTTTATTCTCCTGATTTTTTTTCAGGACTGGTTACCAAACAAAAATTCAGCCATACTGATGACAGATTTTGGATCACCTAAGGCACTGGCCAATTATCTACATGAATTAAATAAGAATGATATTCAATATAGTTCATATTTGAttcataaatctaataaaaagtacaaacataaaataagtaatatgaaATTGGTAACTGCATTAAATCAAAGGAAATGGTCTATAGAAGAAGTAGGTTACATtgattattttgaatgttttgtaTGTCATTCCGTACATAATATGTTAAAAGGTACACAAACTTTTAACCCAGTGACAAAACATCATTTTAACTGTGAAATACCAGCCCCATTAACTAGAAACCCAAACAATACTAACTGGTGGATTGAAGCATGGAGAATTGCTGGATGTGAAGCTTTAGTGATGAATAAATTTActcacttaaattattttaattacagtaaaaaagatttttatggtGCATTAGaaagttattacaaaaacaatacctgttaaaacaattttattatcagcaaatatattttaatttttttacattcttgtaaCAATTGCGTAagtgctataattttttttttaggggggtTGATATCAGAATgagaactaaaaaatattaaattgaaatttttattgatatattctGATTCCTatctgcataaataaaataaaataaagatagacCTAGAAAAGTACTTATCAATCTTGTTTGAACTGTCCAATGATGTCAATTATTACATCTTATAAGAAAAAGGCTATGTCTGTTTAGACAGCAGTAAAAACAGTAAGTCAGAAGAGTTACAGGTAGGCAGCCAGTCCCTGTCTTCCTCAGCCAGATATAAATGtgttcaaaaaaagattaaaacaaatattttataatctaattggCCAGATCCAAGGACATCCTTCTTGTTACTGTTTCtatctaaaaagaataaaaatgtttaatttttctaaataagttaTCAGAATAGGAATACTTTATTACTGTATTAAGAAGGTTTTACATTAcactttacattaatttttgcattaaaaagtATTGATTCCTggttcaaataaacaaaatacaattgttcttttaacagtattttttgatattttacggTGAATACCTCAGCACAGAGTTGATTAAGCAAGTTCAAATAACTAATTAACAAGTTTAAGAAATCTTGCTTTAGTTAACAGATTAATAAGCAGGttatatcaattaatatatattaataagcaaTGTTATATCATTTTCAACACTGGAAGAGGAGTTACATTTTAAGTACAtggaaataatgaaaactttCTGGAAAAATTTCTCccagttttttgtttacttttttgtatttttccaaaCGGAGAGAATTATACATTAAGAGTACAAGTGGGGAAAAAAAATGGCCTATGACACTTCACACAGTAATGAGGGACATTAACAGATAATGGAGTTTTTATTCATCactttgtcatttatttaaaacagctaacaccaaatcaaaaaaaaatgacCATACATGTCCTTCCATGAGTCATCCTATTGCATGCacattttttaacttctattcagcaacactttttttttactattttacgtCTTCCAATACATACAACTGAATgaataactgcagtaattttttttaaatttaagtctagtaaaaaaaaactaatttttttttattaatataactttaatatcaagtaaaaaagattgtaacaaactcacatattattcaataaactataaaataatttaaaatataccaatttaaaagatattacaattttaacttGTTATACAACATACAATAGgaactaattattttgtaatttaaactgaCATCAAAAATCTTGGATAAAACTTAGATTAGATATTAAATCTActgttaaatatatactttttacttctaattattgtttttaaaaataaaaaaataaaatgaagataaaactcaatcttaatttttaaaatataaacaaatataaaatctcattattatactattaaacccataataaaaaaaaaactgtagaaggTAAGCCATGAAGGCTGACCTCCAAGGCTGAGTAGATAGTGGTCTCAGCATTTCGAGcggagatcccaggttcgaatccccaTCAGGTAaggcatcttttcatacactacTAAGTTCCATTACGCTAATGACCATAGTTGTTGATGTCTGCtttttcataacaaaagaaataataataaattaaaataatttaaattttgtataattaagtaACTTaactttactttctttatcaGCTATAATATACATTCAATTGATTCTTTTATGATCCAAAGATACATATCCTGGatttaattatagatattaacataattttctatattaagaTCAGCACTCTAAAAAAATGATATCCAGAGTATGGCACTTTAATGTCATgtcctaaatcctaaattcataataagttttatcttatggctgtttacattttttacttaagaatACATCTATGTAAGTCAGttactttaaacaataaaaacattaagcttaatattttacatcagtttttatttattatgcagttTCTTCAAACAACAAtcaacttacaaaataatattaatttataatcatcaCACCATCCAATTTAATAACACATGTTCTTAATCTACCgtaacagaaataaatgaaaattctaaacTAAAACGTAACTTTCTAATTATTCTGATAGAAGAGAAAGTTGAAACCATACATAAAGTGATGTCTCAAAGACAACTGCTTTagaattaagatttttgaaagaaCCCAAAGGCTGTAATCTGACAAACAGGTTATGCAATGCAGTTATCCAAAATGTTATCTGACTTTAGCAACTAGTGAAATAAAAGATTGTCTGTCACAAGGAAGCATGGAATTGGTTAGTTAGTAACCATATGCCAAGTAATTGtatcctatttttttataatttcaaacacacattttttaataaggCAGATGAaacaatacatgaaaaaatatgagTGCCTGTCAGAAATAAGACCTGAGACCAATTAATGTAGGTGCTCTAGAAGTACACGTGTAACCACTGTAATCAATGCATAAAACATAGATGACTCAGGTGTTTCGGAAAAAAATGGCAGAAAGGCAAAATTTCTTCCACCCAAATTGATTTagacattattacataaataataatactaagttggattattcataataaaatgtttaacaaaatcatatgtataaatataccaCTTTGCCACTATGACAAACAGACCAAatgcataaaaagaaaataaaattatatttttttattcacattggAAAAAAATGCTAATCTTCAATTGCAgtcatactatttttttatgagagaaaattttgtagtaaatcaAAAATACCAACCTAACCAAGAATCATAATCTGAACCTATAGGATATATGAACCAAAAAGATAAGCAATGAcagattttataataagtatttttagacAGCCAAGTCTATTTTTATAACCTGTAATATTGACAATTCATTGATAATCAATTGATAAATATTGTCAGTTTGTAACTCAGTTCAACAAAAGCATCATACATCAATTACGAAAAATTTTCTTTCCCAcaaaatttcaattgattttGTTTCCATGTACTGTCTTAGATATAGAAtatcacaaattataattttcattttttattatttttttttttttggttgtaatcCTGTTTACCTTtatcacaatattaaataatctgcATATTCTTCCAAAACAGAAGTGAATCACTGTATGGTTGACATTCAGAAGTAATAACTCAGTTGTGTTCATATCTATTTTTGTCATTGCTCATCCAATAGGTACTGGAAAATAGGAATAAGCAGGCctatacacataaaaaatgtgataatgtaaaatttaaaaaacaagttctACGTAGAATCTCATACGTATAtgaattaatagattattaacaTTACTGTTACACATTGTACAGTACTTGCTTGGTAcacaaaagaataacaataaaccTACCACTTTTAAATTCTACAACATGGAAGCAGATATAGTAAATTATCATACTATTTATGACAAAAGCAATACTGCTCAAACTACAGTGGAAATAGCTGAAACCAGTAGAGTATGGCAATTGAAATCCAAGTTTAATTAAGCAAACCCAGTCTTATATTAAATTCATCAATTTGTTTACTTTCTTGTGGGCTTCATTATGATGGATTAATCTGccagcaacaatttttttatctattatttttatatccgataaataactgaaaaggatttgaaattaaatttatgaaaatgttaaaccTATTTTACATTTGGtaacttttatcaaatttttattcataataaatagaaagaatttcttgtataataatgttaaacattttactattaatGTTACAATGTAAGAGAACTTTAGCGTGTAAATCTGATTAATTTTAGAGCcaacaatgaaaatattgtatgaaaacaatactttgttttgtgttttgtCCACTTATCAGTGCAGTTGGTTACACTACACTTATAAAGTgagtttaataaagatttcttattataaattatctttttaaattaatttttgcaacattttaatgaaataagagtGTTgagcaaattaatttaataaactatagtCCATTGTGTAGGTTGAACACAATCTTTTTGTTGATCACCACAAAAACGATTAAATGTTGTTTTCTTCTTAAACCCAAGAATCTCTCGTTCTTCTTGTATACGAAAGGAAAATGTTGACTCAAATGATCCAATAAAAAATCTTGCATGTGAACATATTATTTGATCAACAATTGCTACACCACCATCTTTGATTTTTCTCTTCTCAGAAGGTGTAGGAATgtaatgaaaaactttaaatcCAACTAAGTAACTCTTAAGTTCTACATACTCTTCTTCAGGGGCATCTGTGGCAACAAAAACTGTATCCAAGTCTAattcaactaatttatttttaatttgtttcacagCTCCTTTTATGCTGGGAGTATCTCTTGGTCGTCCCCACAAAAAGTCCCTTCTTCTTAAATGAACAGCTAGGTATGGACCTCCAACTGCTTTACGACCCGGTTTTTCTAATCGCCAGTCATCTGGCATTTCTGTTTTATCTATTGAATCTGttgagtttaaatatttttctctaaactcTGCAGAAATTTTCACTAAGTATGGGGCAAAACGCATACTACGTCTACACTGCCAGTACAATGCATCTccaaaattgttatgtaaagctACTTCTGCATGATGAATTAGAATTGatcttgatttataattttttactatttctgcTAATAAATTTGATTCTCCATGAAATGAAACGCATTCAATCTCTTTGGCAGTAACATTGTTATATcccaatactttaattttaaaaatattttcatattttttgtaattaatggaAGTTTCTTTATGGCATGGTTCAATAGACCAACCATCTTTCCATTCTGATACCTGTTCAAAATTAGTTGAAATATGTtgcaaaacaaatacaaaatcgATGGGTTCTGAATTTACTTCATGAACAAAATCAATATACTCTACAACAGGAACAAATGATTGTAGACTAGCAATATGGAAGAAATGTTCCCATGAAACATGATTTTGAGGTCCAGTTTCTGATTCAAGTGAACgccaatgaaataaattataccaaGGCGGTAATACCAAATGCCAATCACCTTCTTTACTCAGTTTTTTCATAAATGTGGCCATTCTAATGTAAACAtctctttttaaattgaaacctTCTGGCTCATTAACATCATACAGTACATACCTTGGCAAAATTGATCTTTTAGGACATTCATTATTACTGCTGCAAAATCCATCGTCTAACGTCTTAGTGCACAAAGCagcatgtaaataaaataaaactaatggaaTGAATGTAACcatgataaaaaatcatatttttaagttaaaactcctcaaatataataactattttttgctTAACCACTATGACTGATTTGTAGAACAAAGTAGTTTGTGAACGAAAACTTCAATTGACTACTGATACTCGTAGCTACTCATAAAATTTTAAGGTTATGAAACAAACTTACTAGTAAAACTTTaaggttataaaagaaaatattattttcttcgaCATAAAGGAAACAATCTTCAAAACAACGCAAAAAATACAGTATTCATATTCGttgcaataaaaacataaaagattaaattaaaacttctcctttagtgtaatcattttattttactaagaataATCGATAATTATCGAATACCTCTTCGATAACTCGTATTTAAATcatcgaataaaatatttctccttGAAATCAGATCACTTAAAGTATCATATCTATACAATAGACAGGAGTACTTGcagtaaaaggatttttatttcattatttgcatTAACTTTCTATACTACGTAGAATGCTTAAACCAAAGCTGGTTAGGGCCAGCTGATATTTTGCAAACAGATTTCGTTGGCTGTACGTGGACGGAGGATTTGATCGAACCGGAGAGGGAAAAAGATAAGTTGGCCGCGGCTCAAGTTCTCTGTGCAGGCGGTGAATGTGATGACATCAAAGTAATCTTGGACTGTATTTGGCTCTTCAATCAATTTGGCGTTTGCTGTCAATCCTGTGAGTAATTCCATCCAAGCTCGGTAAATCCTCTTCAATATTCACTgcatttttctatttgtttactaTTGTATTTGTTTATCATGGAGTGAAATTACGCGAAACTTTAGCGTTAATTGAATTATTGTAGAATCTGAAATACAATGAGTACAAAAGTAAAGTGAAGAGAAATAAAGCGTAAGTGTATTATTAGACCAAGATTCGAATGAAGTTAAGAAGAAAATAAGTCATTATTAACTTCATTTCGTCGTTAAAaacaaagagaatttaaaatatgATCTGAGTTTGACGGAGTATGTAAATTTTCCGGTTTGCTTTTACCTCgtgaattattatcattatatttaaaatatgatctgAGTTTGACGGAGTATATAAATTTTCCGGTTTGCTTTTACCTCGTGGATTATTATCGCCAACTCACTATAAGATTGTTTTCATCACACACACCTAAAGAAAGGTAACTTTGAATGACTGCAAAACTAcaacaaacaaaagtaaatatgttCCCTTTTTAAGACCTATTAGGACAATGAGATATGTTTCTCTGTTTAATGGAACAACTTTCATGTTTTACAAACTAATTGTAACACTACACATCAGCCTCCTTGGAAAAttgaatttgtttcattaaaaatatcctccacagtattttttaaattgtacttacAAAACATacgaataataatattacacctagtttgaaatggaattttaatttttttcaacacatCTTcagtttatagtaaaatatttattgagttCAGCATACTATATTACATCATCACCAAgtgatatttttcctttattataggtCTCATAACATGCTTAAATTATTCATTGATATCATTTTCCTTCAGTTAAGATTTTCTTTTcgacaattttaaaatttggcaAGTAGATTTAACTTCATAACAACCACTATCTTGATAAACTGCctcataaatttttcatttttgacttgctcatcatttaatttttttgagttccttTTGTACCAAAACTTATTGTAGTTATCTTTTGTGATTTGCAATACATAACAGTGGAAATTGACAGTGTCCAatactgtaaaattatgtttggataaatatgttttttgtatagt comes from Lycorma delicatula isolate Av1 chromosome 3, ASM4794821v1, whole genome shotgun sequence and encodes:
- the O-fut2 gene encoding O-fucosyltransferase 2 codes for the protein MVTFIPLVLFYLHAALCTKTLDDGFCSSNNECPKRSILPRYVLYDVNEPEGFNLKRDVYIRMATFMKKLSKEGDWHLVLPPWYNLFHWRSLESETGPQNHVSWEHFFHIASLQSFVPVVEYIDFVHEVNSEPIDFVFVLQHISTNFEQVSEWKDGWSIEPCHKETSINYKKYENIFKIKVLGYNNVTAKEIECVSFHGESNLLAEIVKNYKSRSILIHHAEVALHNNFGDALYWQCRRSMRFAPYLVKISAEFREKYLNSTDSIDKTEMPDDWRLEKPGRKAVGGPYLAVHLRRRDFLWGRPRDTPSIKGAVKQIKNKLVELDLDTVFVATDAPEEEYVELKSYLVGFKVFHYIPTPSEKRKIKDGGVAIVDQIICSHARFFIGSFESTFSFRIQEEREILGFKKKTTFNRFCGDQQKDCVQPTQWTIVY